A region from the Lolium perenne isolate Kyuss_39 chromosome 4, Kyuss_2.0, whole genome shotgun sequence genome encodes:
- the LOC127347972 gene encoding uncharacterized protein: protein MTGNKCKIEASIAEAVLNVEVANFTTKHYDPNIPTKHNPVLRYNAANNEDVPKLSIFIGLGGKSSGSKPYTTNLHERELIHSYVLNTMVEVKPYIKQFTAKYWRYTHRDPTSEESKDIFDKGGGHGFSSWFCGLARTDKDMNPLLRKIARGFNHSVDSFNSYDVNGYRFQTHQYTTSRPNKKTINSGVVCQGDDGLHYYGRVEGIYELNYGFDKGLNPVVFKCHWFDPRRVRRDPEIGLVEVERSSVYKGEDVYILATQAFQVFYLPYACRNPTKRLHGWDVVMTVPSRIRPPPPNKDDYRRVDPSTRTDDFYQEEGLPGHFTIDLSAVVDNMVVDDEQEEDAVMEEDNEEYEAEDVCAVEDLSLLEAFKAGIDLDPNGPPPGFIDDYWFAEPDDDETCGPNTDVDIGY, encoded by the exons atgactggcaataaatgcaagatcgaagcatccatagccgaggcagtcctgaacgtggaggtggcaaacttcaccactaagcactatgatcccaacattcccacaaagcacaacccggtcctccgttacaatgccgccaacaatgaagatgtacccaagcttagcatcttcatagggcttggcggcaagtcaagtggctcgaagccgtacacaACAAATTTACATGAGCGGGAGTTGATCCACTCATATGTCTTGAACACCATGgtggaagtgaagccgtacatcaa ACAATTCACGGCTAAATATTGGAGGTATACCCACAGGGATCCTACCTCGGAAGAATCCAAGGATATTTTCGATAAGGGCGGCGGTCacggtttcagtagctggttctGTGGTTTG gcaagaactgacaaagacatgaatcccttgctacgaaaaattgctaggggcttcaACCATTCCGTCGACTCGTTCAATTcttatgacgtgaacgggtatcgcttccagacccatcaatacacaacaagccgtccaaacaagaagacaataaatagcggggtggtatgtcaaggtgatgatggactccattactatggaagagtcgagggtatatacgagctgaattacgggtttgacaaagggctaaatcccgtcgtattcaaatgccattggttcgacccacgtcgcgtgagacgggatcctgaaattggattggtcgaagttgaaagaagctctgtttataagggagaggacgtgtacattttggccacccaagccttccaagtattctatctcccgtacgcgtgccgAAACCCGAccaaacgtctacatggatgggatgttgtgatgacggttccttcacgcattaggccacccccgccaaacaaggacgattaccgccgcgtagacccctcaaCAAGGACTGATGATttttatcaagaagaagggctccccggtcATTTCACTATTGACTTGTCGGCCGTTGTTGAtaacatggtcgtagacgatgagcaagaagaagatgcggttatggaggaagacaatgaagaatatgAAGCTGAGGATGTGTGTGCCGTAGAAGACCtaagtttgctcgaggcgttcaaagcaggcATTGACCTAGATCCaaatggaccacctccaggtttcatcgatgattattggttcgctgAGCCTGATGATGATGAAACATGTGGTCCAAATACAGATGTCGACAtaggctactga